Sequence from the Fragaria vesca subsp. vesca linkage group LG4, FraVesHawaii_1.0, whole genome shotgun sequence genome:
ATAAAAGGGGGTTATGAAATAATGAAATCAAAACTAATATCAAAATACCAAACATCTTACCAAACAAGACTATGACTCATAGTCTATAAGGCCCGTTGTATAGGAGTAAGAAGTAAGAAAAAGCAAAAAAAAAAAAAAAAAAAACAAAAAAAAACAAGAAAAAGAAGCCTATAAGGCCCATTGTATAGGAGTAAGAAGTAAGAAAAAGGGAAGAAAAAAAAGAAAATTTCTCAGCCTGGGAGTCGAACCTAGGTGACTAGGTTTGCTGTAATTATGGTAAACCAAGTCTGCAAATGCTTTTGCTATGCTTCTTCTCTATCCGTTAACCATTTTATTCAAACATTCTTGGTTGGGCTTGAGCCCCACCAAGCTCTTACTTGGCTCCGCGCCTGGTTGATTTTGAACATGAAATATTTCGCTCCTTGCATCTCTCATCAAAATACACGTATTCAACTAATCCTCTAATCGGAATATGTCGTCGAACTTGTTGCTGAAGCTATCATGCTACGGATGCGGATGGACTTCTGATTTGTACGGAGTATAGGTTGAGTGTACAATCTTTTTTCTCTTCGCAAATCAAATTTCATTACCCAAGAATATAGGATTTAAACGGAACGGAAAACAATGAAGAAAATAAAGGATCGTGTCCAACTCTAATCCCAATCTAAGACATAGTAAAGGGATGGACATACTTGTTGGTCAAGATCCAACCAAATTGTATAATTAAGGTAAACCAGAAATCAATCAATAAAAACATGACCCCTCGTCCTTTTACATCTCTCATTTTGTAGTTTTGATACTGTTTTCACTTTCTCATTAGCCTTACCAACCACTTCAATACAAAGTTAAAAACAGCAGAAAACAAAACGAGGGTGAATATATGTTTTGGAGAACAGAGTCTGCTCTTGCTAGTGCAATAGAGTCTACAAGAGAGGAGAATTGGCTGAAAAAAATCCTTGAAAGGTGGTTGTGGTTTCTCTGATAAGGTTTAACAGCATAAGGTGAAAACATATCGGATTGATCTATAAGCTATTTGGCCTATAATATCTCATACAAAACTAAGAGCTGACAGCTTAGGCACAGATAAATTCACTTTGTAGTATCTCATTCATAACCACTCGGACACTCATCATTTTAGCCTAAAGAACTCATGGATATCATCTATATATAATGCCCTATTTCAGCAGTGGCACACCCAAAATAAAAATGACAGACAAACCAACTATCCATTAACTTAATGCAATATACAAGAAATAAAACTTTGACATCAAAAGCCACACTTAGGCACATATCAATTCACTCTGTAGTATCTCATTCATAATCAAAAGCTAACAACTTGGACACTCATCAATTTAGCCTAAAGAATTCATGGATATAATGTCATATTTTAGTAGAATGACAAACAAACCAACCATCCATTATCGTAATGCGATATTCATGAAATAAAACTATGACATTCAAAAGCCAAATAGTCACTTACTCGATTCACACAGAGATATAGACTTGTACCTTCTCATTTTCTCAATTACCCAAAAGTTAGAATTAGGCCACAAAATCCAATGCCCAATTTTCTTCTAATAGTTTAATGCCAATCACCCTAATCCTTGTTCTAAAGTTAAAATCATCAACATTGTTTTCTTGAGTCATATTCTTCACCGGCAAACTAACCTCACTGTTGCCTACCCAAAGAGCCCGCACCAACATATCCTATTTTACAAAATCTAATTCATCTGAAACTCTAAAACTGAAAGGCTGTTAATAAACGAAGCAAAGCTACATTGAAGCATATGAATATGATGGCTTTTGAGTTTTGAATTGAAGCATGCTTTGTCCACAATCAAATTTAAAAACATAAGCAATCCACTCTCCAGCAACTTTACGGATTGAGCCATACTTGAGGAAGTGGCCGAGTGGGGACTGGCCGAGTGGGGCTCTCGGATCCGGACAACAGACGCAGTGGTGTGAGTTGTGTCTGTGAAATTGAGATGATTGAGAATCCAAACGACATCGTTCCATGTTTTTTTTTTTAATACGCGAGATACTAGTTTTTTTTTTTTGAGGGAAAATAAAGTCGAGATCTTTTGATTTCAAATCATACTACCGTACTAGGTCAATTTAGAAGAGTGTCCGAGAACAAACTTCATATTACAATGCGATGCACATATTAATGTCTGCAATTCTAAAGAAAACTACTAAAAAAACTACTCAGAAGACTAATGTTTAAAATAAACTTATTAAAGACTAGAAAACATGTAACCTACCTCATTTAACCATAGTACCCCAGCTTCATGCATCAACACGAGATACCGTATTTTGTAAAATAGGATATTATTTTAGCGAGGACAATTTTGCACTAATTTCTTATTTCGGGACCGGTAAAAAATATAGAAAATTTAATATTTGTCACTTTCTCAACATTTTTTTCTTACATAAGTCTTCCTTAATATTTTTACCCCATAAATCCACTTTGTGGCCCAAATCCATCAGTTTAAAAGGTCCATTAAAACTTTAGGAACAACAATAGAAGTGTAAACACGATTAACAATTTTGGGGATTACTTTTACAAATTTAGAATCACACAACAAGGAATATCTCAGTGCACGTTTGGTAGACCTTATTTTTAAAGACCGTCATGTCCTTATGTGAGATGTCTTAAGTTGTATTAATATTAACCCATGTTTAACGTTGCATGGAATTAAAAGGTAGTTATGGTTTAGAATGATGATGCAAACTAAGGATGACTTATTTAAGTACCCACAATAACATCAGGAGACCAAAATGAAAACAAAATGTTACGTAAGCTCATTTATTTTAGTATCCAAACACAGTACTAAGAGCATTTGCAACAATGTAACTAAAATTATAGTTAAATTTAACAATAATTATAAGATTTAACAATTGTTATAAAAATTTAGCTCCAGCAGTTATTGCTAAGTATAAATTAAATAATATTTTTAACAAATTATAAACTGACACGTGAAAAAAAAAATTAAAGAAAAAATATAAATATTCCTTTAACAATTCACGGCTCAATTAACAAATTTATTAATTTTGTTTAACAATTCTTAAATTTAGCAACCATTTAGGTAAATTATTGAAGCTCCTATTCATTCCAAAAATTGACAAATTTCAAAACAAAAATTGATTTAACAATACTACTGGAGATGCTCTAAATACTAACTCAACTGTACTCCTTATTTAGCACAATCTCATTTAGTCCCATTAAACAAACATGCACTCAAAATATTAAGAAAGACAGACACAATCAACATGGTGATGCACAAATAATTAAGAATGACTAATGTCATGTTCTGAGCATTTTTTGATCGAATAACACCGAGGATTTAATTTCTGATTCTAGATATGCACAAACAATGACAAAAATCAAGAGAAGAGAAATCTTAATTTCAAGTCTACTCCATTCAAAAAGCTAACCATGAGGATATCCAGAGCAAAACATCTTTTCAAGTTTACACAAAATATAAGACCCATTAAACAAAACTGTCAAATTTGGGGATGTCTATTATCAAACAAAAAAGCAGGACAACACCAAGATCTGTCTTGTGGAGAGATGGAAGATGGTATCACTTAAACAATGGCATTAGCAGCACTGGCAATCCTTGGCCAAAGATCAGCACACTCCTTACCAATAGGACCAGTAATTGCAGACCCTGAAAAAACAAACAGCAACAAATTAGAAAGTGCACCTAATGTCGTCAAGTAAAAAACCAGACTTTTAAATAGAAAACACAGCAAATAAGATCGGATTTGCAAGTCAAATTACAAGCTGTACCTTTCATTTCTCCCTTCGGATTGACAATAACACCAGCATTATCTGTAAATGAAGAACAAACACAAAATAAGAGATGAACAATCAAGTATAAATGAAAGATTATGCATACAATACAATAACCATACATGTCAACTGGCACAGACTGAACATAACCAAACAAGAAAAGCCAACTTATACAAAATACGAATACATTTAAGGGTAGATTTTTAAAAATCATATGAGACACTATTCAAATCCGTAAACAATATGTTGGGACCAGATGTAACAGATGAGAGCATGTACAGCAAATACACCTGTAACGATGGGCACTATCAGTTTTCCAGATTTGTAACCGTATCAACCACCAGATAATGAGGATACTTGACTTAATCTGGTATCTTTATGTTTCACTCAGAATTGGATTAAACCAAAAACAAACAAGCAATTTACTGTAACAGATGTGAGCATATAATTGGATCCAATAGACAACTGGCATTATCATTCAACAGAATGTGCAAGGTTTTGGGCCAGATCCACACCTATTCATTAGAGTACCTAGAGAACATGTTGGGACCAGATGTAACAGATGTGAGCATATAAAGCAAAATTACACCTGTAACGATGGGCACTATCTATTTTCCAGATTTGTAACCGTATCAACCACAAAAAATGAGGATACTTGACTTAATCTGGTAATCCTAAACCCTATCAACAAAAATTAAAATGAAGACACTTACTTAATCCCATAGGTACTTTACACTCCCTCTAACATAAAACAAGTGTTTGATTGTTAATTTTGCCGTCTCAAACATGGCAAAATATAAAATTATGTCGTCTCCAAATGGAGCAGATGTGAGCATAAAAGCAGAAGCACTCCTGCAACGATGAACATTATCTATTTTCCAGACGCGTAACTGCACCGACCACCAGACAAGGACGATACCTGACTTGTGTCTGGTTACAACAATATGTTCTCAGGAATTCAACTTAACACAGTTAGTGCAACCACAAAATAAGACACAAGAGTTTGTAACCTAAAAGGAAATGTAAAGCCCAAATGGAGCAGATATGAGCATAAGGCAAACACACCTGTAACGAAGGGCACTATAATCAATTTCCCAGATTTGTAACCGTATCAACCACAAGAAAATGAGGATACTTGACTTAATCTGGTATTCTTATAAGTGCAAAAACAACAACATAAGGACGAAAACCTGACTTGTCTCTAGTAATCTAACTCAACAACTGCCACACACCAACAGGAAATACAATGTTATGGAAATGTATCGAATCGCGAAAAGCAAAATTATATACAGAAGAGAACCCACTCGATTAATATTAATATTAATGTAGCTGGCCTCAGATACATAACTACAGCGATGCAGATATGTATACAATCAACTCTGCTGAACCAGCATTTGGTTTATCAGGTTGCACACAGCAAAAATCAACACTCCACAAAGGTTTCCAGCCGCAGAACACGGTTAACTAAGCCGCTAAATTCCACAATTTACGCTACTAATTTAACAATACAAAACACGCAAGACATTTCAACTAAAAAAAGTAAGAGAGCGCAAAACACTGACCTTCGAAGTACATGAAGACACCATCCTTTCGGCGCCACGGCTTGCGCTGCCTAACAATGACAGCTGGCAGGACCTTCTTCCTGAGATCAGGCTTACCCTTCTTGACAGTGGCCATGACCATGTCACCGACGCAAGCAGAAGGCAACCGATTCAGACGACCCTTGATTCCCTTGACGGAGATGATGTAAAGGTTCTTAGCTCCCGTGTTGTCAGCACAGTTCACCGTGGCTGCCACCGGTAGACCCAGTGACATCCTGAACTTGTTTCCAGCGGATCCTCCGCGTCCTACGCAAAAACCAAAAAAAAAAAATCAAATCGTTTCATTTTTCCAATCGAAGAATTTGGGTTGCGATGAAATGATGAAAGCAAAAGCTGAATCGAGATTGAGCAGAAGAAGAGGGAGGAGGAGGGGGACTGACCTCGCTTCGACATTGTGGCGTGCTGCGGCTCAAACCGAGAGACTGAGGAGGGTGTTAGGGTTTTAGAGAGGTATATATAGATGGCGGCATAGGGTTTTCAGCGAGGTCTGAGATTGTAGAATTACAATTTAGTCCGATCGTTTTTGTTGGATTTACGGAATAAGGACTGGGCTTATTACATGTTTGGGCTGTAATTTTTCAATTTCTGCTCTATGGTCATAAAACTTATCAAAAGATTGTTGCCTTGTGGTTTCACATTAATAAGAATGCTATCACTCAAGTGATTGTGTCCAACTGGTAGCCCTGGCCCTTAACAATAAGTGCAAGTTTGGTATTTAGAACTACAGTAGACCTTCTTATGTTTTAAGACTATCTTATACTTATGTGAGGTGTCTTAAGTTGTACTAGTATTAACTCATGTTTGTTGCATGAGATTAGAGGGTAGTTTGTTTGGTTTATAATTTAGAACGATGGTTCTATCTAAGGATGACATATTTGAGCACCCACAATAACACCATCTAAGAATGCCAAAATGAAACAATGTATTACATAAGCTCATTTATTTTAGTACAAAGTAACTCCAAACACATTACTAACTAAACTAGACTCCTTATTTAGCACAGTCTCATTTAATCCCATGAAACAAACATGCACCAAGTGTATTTGACATTACAGAGGTACGAAGTTTCTAAAGCTGTGAGTTGGCCGGGATGTTGCTGAGATTGTTGACTTATAAGTTCTACAAGTTCGAACTGTAGTTGGTAATATGGTGTTTAACCATTCAGATTCCGAACTGTTGAGATTATTGCCTTGTTAATTAATGTTCTGCAAGTATGAAGCTGCAGTTGGTATTTGACTATTCCATACTCTACTGAGATTGTTACCTTCTAGGTTCATCTTTGATGCAGTCGTCTTCGTCGTCAGAGGTGACGAAGATGGAGGTGGCGGCTTTGGGGAAGGCTGAGAGAGGTAGAGGGAGAGGATGTGGTTTAGGGTATGGGTTGATCGGAGAATGTAACTTTGATTTAGGTTTTTTTTTTCCTGATTTCAAGAGTATTGAGTTGGATAAAGATCGCCATGTGTCGATGTTGGCCCGTCGCAGGAGCCACGTGGTGCGACTATCGCACCTAAGAATTTCTCTGCCTAGATTCCACAAAATTTTCTTCAGCATCAGGCATAGTTGAAACCATAAATACCCAGACCTATAGACCTATATACAGAAAGTGTCACATACAACATCAAGTTTAGCCGTTATTGAACCCTCAATTCTTCATCAGTTCCATGCTCAGTTCTAGAAAGATCTTTTACATTTGACAA
This genomic interval carries:
- the LOC101313597 gene encoding 60S ribosomal protein L23-like, with protein sequence MSKRGRGGSAGNKFRMSLGLPVAATVNCADNTGAKNLYIISVKGIKGRLNRLPSACVGDMVMATVKKGKPDLRKKVLPAVIVRQRKPWRRKDGVFMYFEDNAGVIVNPKGEMKGSAITGPIGKECADLWPRIASAANAIV